The proteins below come from a single Polymorphobacter fuscus genomic window:
- a CDS encoding cytochrome ubiquinol oxidase subunit I, translating into MVESISALTLARMQFAFTVSFHFIFPAFTIGLASFLMVLEGLWLKTGRDVYHQLFQYWVKIFAITFGMGVVSGIVMAYQFGSNWAVFSDKAGPVIGPLMAYEVLTAFFLEAGFLGVMLFGLDKVGKTLHFAATCMVALGTAISTFWIISVNSWMQTPQGYGVNADGQFFATDWWAVVFNPSMPYRLAHVLLAAYLTTALVVGGAGAWHLLKDRRAGNPPREGTKIMFSMAMWMAAIVAPIQVFVGDEHGLNTLAHQPAKIAAMEGHYRSFPGGPGGGAPLILFGIPDDQQQVMRYKVEIPALGSVILKHDADGALAGLDTFKPQDRPSVEITFWSFRIMVGLGMAMVAMGLWSLVARARGTLHSSHWLHRMALVMGPSGFIAVLAGWTTTEVGRQPYTVYGLLRTVESVSPLAAPAVAASLLAFVIVYFTVFGAGTYFIIKLMGHEPHPGEEGPTRGQGADGITRTAGITPAVQVNPDAVLAE; encoded by the coding sequence ATGGTCGAATCGATTTCCGCACTGACATTAGCGCGGATGCAGTTTGCCTTCACCGTGTCGTTCCACTTCATCTTCCCGGCATTCACCATCGGGCTGGCGAGCTTTCTGATGGTGCTCGAGGGGCTGTGGCTGAAGACCGGCCGCGACGTCTATCACCAGCTGTTCCAATATTGGGTCAAGATCTTCGCCATCACCTTCGGCATGGGCGTCGTGTCCGGCATCGTCATGGCCTATCAGTTCGGCAGCAACTGGGCGGTGTTTTCCGACAAGGCGGGGCCGGTCATCGGCCCGCTGATGGCCTATGAGGTGCTGACGGCGTTCTTCCTCGAAGCCGGGTTCCTCGGCGTGATGCTGTTCGGCCTCGACAAGGTCGGCAAGACCCTGCACTTCGCCGCCACCTGCATGGTGGCGCTCGGCACGGCGATCTCGACCTTCTGGATCATCTCCGTCAACAGCTGGATGCAGACGCCGCAGGGCTATGGCGTCAACGCCGATGGCCAGTTTTTCGCCACCGACTGGTGGGCGGTGGTGTTCAATCCATCCATGCCATACCGCCTCGCCCATGTGCTGCTGGCGGCGTATCTGACGACGGCGCTGGTGGTCGGCGGTGCCGGTGCCTGGCATTTGCTGAAGGATCGCCGCGCCGGCAACCCGCCGCGCGAGGGCACCAAGATCATGTTTTCGATGGCGATGTGGATGGCTGCGATCGTCGCGCCGATCCAGGTGTTCGTCGGCGACGAACATGGCCTCAACACCCTGGCGCACCAGCCTGCGAAGATCGCCGCGATGGAGGGCCATTATCGCAGCTTTCCCGGCGGCCCCGGGGGCGGTGCCCCGCTGATCCTGTTCGGCATCCCCGACGACCAGCAGCAGGTCATGCGGTACAAGGTCGAAATTCCAGCACTTGGATCGGTCATCCTCAAGCACGATGCCGATGGCGCCCTGGCAGGGCTCGATACCTTCAAGCCGCAGGACCGGCCATCGGTGGAAATCACCTTCTGGTCGTTCCGCATCATGGTCGGGCTGGGCATGGCGATGGTTGCAATGGGCCTGTGGAGCCTCGTCGCCCGGGCGCGCGGCACGCTGCACAGCTCGCATTGGCTGCACCGCATGGCGCTGGTCATGGGGCCATCGGGTTTCATCGCCGTGCTCGCCGGCTGGACGACAACCGAGGTCGGACGCCAGCCCTATACCGTCTATGGCCTGTTGCGCACCGTCGAGAGCGTGTCGCCGCTGGCGGCGCCGGCGGTGGCAGCGTCGCTGCTTGCCTTCGTCATCGTCTATTTCACAGTGTTCGGCGCCGGCACCTATTTCATCATCAAGCTGATGGGGCACGAACCGCATCCGGGCG
- a CDS encoding formate--tetrahydrofolate ligase, producing MASDIEIARAAKLRPIADVAAGIGLAPADLDPYGHHIAKLATTSGAARGKLILVTAINPTPAGEGKTTTTIGLGDALNHIGRSAVIALREPSLGPVFGRKGGATGGGQSQVLPMDRINLHFTGDFHAITAAHNLLAALIDNALHFRLPTATGLPLDARHIQWRRVMDMNDRALRQIAVGMGPGNAPAREAGFDITVASEVMAILCLADDFDDLRLRLARIRIGRDEAGTPVTAGDIGATGAMMALLIDAIRPNLVQTIAGSAAFVHGGPFANIAHGCNSVVATRAALAHADFAVTEAGFGADLGAEKFCDIKCRSSGLRPAVAVLVATVRALKYHGGAPLATLAAEHPAALDAGLASLTRHIENLRLFGIPVVVAINEFSSDTAAEHAAVLSHCRETLGVAAHICRHWSQGAAGAADLAHSVAALADADTADFCLLYPDAMPLADKLRTVAQQIYRAADISLSPAAARQLRQFTDQGFGGLPVCIAKTPYSFTADEHVKGTATGFILPIREARLSAGAGFVVALAGDINTMPGLPRVPAALGMDVDAEGNITGLD from the coding sequence ATGGCCAGTGATATCGAAATCGCCCGTGCGGCGAAGTTGCGGCCGATTGCCGATGTCGCCGCCGGCATCGGCCTCGCGCCGGCCGATCTCGATCCCTATGGCCATCATATTGCCAAGCTGGCCACCACCAGTGGCGCCGCGCGAGGCAAGCTGATCCTGGTCACCGCGATCAACCCGACTCCGGCCGGTGAAGGCAAGACCACCACCACGATCGGGCTCGGCGACGCGCTTAACCATATCGGACGCAGCGCCGTCATTGCGCTGCGCGAACCGTCGCTGGGGCCGGTGTTCGGCCGGAAAGGCGGCGCCACCGGCGGCGGCCAGTCGCAGGTCCTGCCGATGGACCGGATCAACCTGCACTTCACCGGCGACTTCCACGCGATCACCGCGGCGCATAACCTGCTCGCGGCGCTGATCGACAACGCCTTGCACTTCCGCCTGCCCACCGCCACCGGCCTGCCGCTGGATGCTCGCCACATCCAGTGGCGCCGTGTCATGGACATGAACGATCGCGCCCTGCGCCAGATCGCTGTCGGCATGGGTCCCGGCAATGCGCCGGCGCGTGAGGCGGGTTTCGACATCACGGTCGCGTCCGAAGTCATGGCCATTCTCTGCCTTGCCGATGACTTCGACGATCTTCGCCTTCGCCTGGCGCGCATCCGCATCGGCCGTGACGAAGCGGGCACGCCCGTAACCGCCGGCGACATCGGCGCCACCGGCGCGATGATGGCGCTGCTCATCGATGCGATCCGCCCCAACCTTGTCCAGACCATCGCCGGCTCGGCCGCCTTCGTCCACGGCGGGCCCTTCGCCAACATTGCCCATGGCTGCAACTCGGTGGTCGCCACCCGCGCCGCCCTCGCCCATGCCGATTTCGCGGTGACCGAGGCCGGTTTCGGCGCCGACCTGGGCGCCGAAAAATTCTGCGACATCAAATGCCGCAGTTCCGGCCTGCGCCCAGCCGTGGCAGTGCTGGTGGCCACCGTCCGCGCGCTCAAATACCATGGTGGCGCGCCCCTTGCGACACTCGCCGCCGAACACCCCGCGGCCCTGGACGCCGGCCTGGCCAGCCTGACCCGCCATATCGAGAACCTGCGGCTGTTCGGCATCCCGGTCGTCGTCGCCATCAACGAATTTTCCAGCGATACCGCCGCTGAGCACGCCGCCGTCCTCAGCCACTGCCGCGAAACCCTTGGCGTCGCGGCCCATATCTGCCGGCACTGGTCCCAGGGTGCAGCTGGCGCTGCCGACCTTGCCCACAGCGTTGCCGCCCTGGCCGACGCCGACACGGCCGATTTCTGCCTGTTGTACCCGGACGCGATGCCGCTTGCCGACAAGTTGCGAACGGTGGCGCAGCAGATCTACCGCGCAGCCGATATCAGCCTGTCGCCCGCGGCCGCGCGCCAGCTCCGCCAGTTCACCGACCAGGGTTTCGGCGGCTTGCCCGTCTGCATCGCCAAGACGCCGTACAGCTTCACCGCGGACGAGCATGTCAAGGGGACCGCGACCGGCTTCATCCTGCCGATCCGCGAGGCACGCCTGTCGGCAGGCGCCGGCTTCGTGGTGGCGCTTGCCGGTGACATCAACACGATGCCCGGCCTGCCCCGCGTGCCGGCCGCACTCGGCATGGACGTCGATGCCGAAGGGAACATAACGGGACTCGATTAG
- a CDS encoding alpha/beta hydrolase, which yields MTKIVNGASAQPKSGGVPRQIILLLHGYGSNGADLISMAPHWQQALPDALFLAPNAPQRMGQGGGHQWWPLHGFSPQALASGASQAAPAIDGFLDRKLAQYGLSDGDLAIIGFSQGTMMALHVGLRRPAAPASIVGYSGMFVGAHALTSDAIVKPPVLLVHGSADPVVPVAALHAAKADLHRLGIDAQTHVSTGLGHSVDPVGLRLGAEFVAKHFAGR from the coding sequence ATGACCAAGATCGTCAACGGCGCCAGCGCGCAGCCAAAATCCGGCGGCGTGCCGCGTCAGATCATATTGCTGCTGCACGGCTATGGCTCGAACGGCGCCGATCTCATCTCGATGGCGCCGCACTGGCAACAGGCGCTGCCGGACGCGCTTTTCCTCGCGCCGAACGCGCCGCAGCGGATGGGCCAGGGCGGCGGCCATCAATGGTGGCCGCTGCACGGATTTTCGCCACAGGCGCTGGCGAGCGGCGCCTCGCAGGCGGCGCCTGCGATCGATGGCTTCCTTGATCGCAAGCTCGCACAATATGGCCTGTCCGACGGCGATCTTGCCATCATCGGCTTCAGCCAGGGCACGATGATGGCCCTCCATGTCGGTCTGCGCCGCCCGGCGGCGCCGGCGAGCATCGTCGGTTATTCGGGCATGTTCGTCGGAGCGCATGCGTTGACGTCGGACGCGATCGTCAAGCCGCCGGTGCTTCTCGTCCATGGATCTGCAGACCCGGTCGTGCCGGTGGCGGCGTTGCACGCTGCCAAGGCCGACCTGCACAGGCTCGGCATCGATGCCCAAACGCATGTCAGCACGGGGTTGGGCCATAGCGTCGACCCTGTCGGCCTGCGGCTGGGCGCCGAATTCGTCGCAAAGCACTTTGCCGGCCGGTGA
- a CDS encoding alpha-ketoglutarate-dependent dioxygenase AlkB: protein MTRRPVQSDLFGPALLPGMAFAEDLVSQSEEVALITAIGSIALSPFRFHGWLGNRQTASFGWLYDFETGAFDRATPIPSAFLPLRARAAAFAGLAADDLVQLLVTRYDPGAGIGWHRDRPVFEHVVGISLGAPAAMRFRRRTATGFARHSLPLQPRSAYRLSGEARHDWEHSIAEMTTTRWSLTFRSLAGDPNVMRQNGL from the coding sequence GTGACCAGACGCCCGGTCCAGTCCGACCTGTTCGGGCCGGCGCTTTTGCCCGGAATGGCGTTTGCCGAAGACCTGGTCAGCCAATCCGAGGAAGTCGCGCTGATTACCGCGATCGGTAGCATCGCCCTGTCGCCGTTCCGGTTTCATGGCTGGCTCGGCAACCGGCAGACTGCGTCGTTCGGCTGGCTCTACGATTTCGAAACCGGTGCCTTCGACCGCGCAACGCCGATTCCATCCGCCTTCCTGCCGCTGCGCGCGCGTGCAGCGGCATTTGCCGGTCTTGCCGCCGATGATCTCGTCCAGCTGCTCGTCACCCGCTACGACCCCGGCGCCGGCATCGGTTGGCACCGCGACCGGCCGGTCTTCGAGCATGTCGTCGGCATTTCGCTGGGGGCGCCGGCCGCCATGCGCTTCCGCCGCCGCACGGCCACCGGATTTGCCCGGCACAGCCTGCCGTTGCAGCCACGCAGCGCTTATAGGCTCAGCGGCGAAGCCCGGCACGACTGGGAACACAGCATTGCCGAAATGACCACGACGCGGTGGTCGCTGACCTTTCGCAGCCTTGCCGGCGATCCGAACGTTATGCGGCAAAACGGGCTGTGA
- a CDS encoding indolepyruvate ferredoxin oxidoreductase family protein codes for MVAGLPAVSLDDKYRFTDGRVFMSGVQALVRLPLVQQARDKAEGFNTGGFISGYRGSPLGTYDQELWRAKKMLAERNIVFVPGVNEELGATAVWGSQHVGMRPGATVDGVFGIWYGKGPGLDRAMDVLKHANAAGTSPRGGVLAIVGDDHGAKSSTLPHQSDHNFQAAFVPFLAPASVHEFVEYGLLGLAMSRFAGTWVGFKATADTVETSATVDLANEQRRIIIPHFDFPEGGIHIRGSDIWREEDTRLQRFKGFAAMAFAKANGIDRIVFDTPRPRFGIVTTGKAYADTMEALDELGIDARVASDIGLRVYKVGMPWPLEPDGMRSFAEGLEEVLVIEEKREFIEHQLKWQLYNWRESVRPRVVGKQDEHGDWLLSPDNELTPGVIAHVIAARIQRYHDSERIRARLTFFNDQAGKAAAYVTPIKRAPYFCSGCPHNTSTKPPEGSRALAGIGCHIMALWMDRAETFTQMGGEGVTWVGEAPFTSEKHVFANLGDGTYFHSGLLAIRQSIAAGVNITYKILYNDAVAMTGGQKHDGELSVDQIAGQMVAENAKKVVVLTEDLTRYQGVTLPASVRLLDRSALPAIQDEFAATTGCTVIIFDQTCAAEKRRRRKRKTMVDPDRRIFINPAVCEGCGDCSVQSNCVSVEPLETEFGRKRRINQSSCNKDYSCVKGFCPSFITIDGAEVKKSRADFDAEGLPEPVIPAAGHGYNIMVTGIGGTGVLTVSALLGTAGHIEGRAATTADMAGLAQKGGAVYSHVRLAATNDDLLSPRIIAGGADLVLACDAVVAADKPTQALMIPDRTAVVANADIAPTADFVRNRDLDFQSAQVERTIRGASNPNACDFIAADTIAVAVMGDAIAANIIVLGYAWQKGLIPLQRDSLEAAIELNGVAVDFNKRAFGLGRLLAVRPDKVEALVAAARGPQPEPPATSFDEVIARRVADLTAYQDAAYAERFATRVAQVRAAGGDDLAEAVGRSLYKLMAYKDEYEVARLYSDDRFTAAYDAQFAGGKPRVLLAPPLFSRTDPATGRPKKISFGPWIFTAFGVLAKLKGLRGTALDVFSYTEERRSERAAIAAYEAEVDQLLAGLTPDNRSLALAIARLPMDVRGFGPVKDKARAEVEKRRAALWAKWPGERARAAA; via the coding sequence ATGGTCGCTGGTCTGCCCGCCGTGTCGCTCGATGACAAATACCGCTTCACCGATGGGCGTGTGTTCATGAGCGGGGTGCAGGCGCTGGTCCGGTTGCCGCTCGTCCAGCAGGCCCGCGACAAGGCGGAAGGCTTTAACACCGGCGGCTTCATCTCGGGCTATCGCGGGTCACCGCTCGGCACCTATGACCAGGAATTGTGGCGCGCCAAGAAGATGCTTGCGGAGCGCAACATCGTCTTCGTGCCGGGCGTCAACGAGGAGCTCGGCGCCACGGCCGTCTGGGGCAGCCAGCACGTCGGCATGCGCCCCGGCGCGACCGTCGATGGCGTGTTCGGCATCTGGTACGGCAAGGGCCCCGGCCTCGATCGCGCCATGGACGTCCTCAAGCACGCCAACGCGGCCGGCACCTCGCCGCGCGGCGGAGTCCTTGCGATCGTCGGCGACGATCACGGCGCCAAGTCGTCGACCCTGCCCCACCAGTCCGACCATAATTTCCAGGCCGCCTTCGTGCCGTTCCTCGCGCCGGCGTCGGTGCACGAGTTCGTCGAATATGGGCTGCTTGGCCTGGCGATGAGCCGGTTTGCCGGCACCTGGGTCGGGTTCAAGGCCACCGCCGATACCGTCGAAACCTCTGCCACGGTCGACCTCGCCAACGAGCAACGCCGCATCATCATCCCGCATTTCGACTTCCCCGAAGGCGGCATCCACATCCGCGGCAGCGACATCTGGCGCGAAGAAGACACGCGCCTGCAGCGGTTCAAGGGCTTCGCCGCCATGGCCTTCGCCAAGGCCAATGGCATCGACCGTATCGTCTTCGACACGCCGCGCCCGCGCTTCGGCATCGTCACCACCGGCAAGGCCTATGCCGACACGATGGAAGCGCTCGACGAACTCGGGATCGACGCCCGCGTTGCGTCCGACATCGGCCTGCGCGTCTACAAGGTCGGCATGCCCTGGCCGCTGGAGCCCGATGGCATGCGCAGCTTCGCCGAAGGGCTCGAAGAGGTTCTCGTCATCGAGGAAAAGCGGGAATTCATCGAACACCAGTTGAAGTGGCAGCTCTACAACTGGCGCGAATCGGTGCGTCCGCGGGTCGTCGGCAAGCAGGACGAACACGGCGACTGGCTTCTCAGCCCAGACAATGAACTGACTCCCGGCGTCATCGCCCATGTCATCGCCGCGCGCATCCAGCGTTACCATGACAGTGAGCGCATCCGTGCCCGGTTGACCTTTTTCAACGACCAGGCCGGCAAGGCCGCTGCCTATGTCACGCCGATCAAGCGCGCGCCGTATTTCTGCTCGGGCTGCCCCCACAACACCTCGACAAAGCCGCCCGAGGGCAGCCGGGCGTTGGCCGGCATCGGCTGCCATATCATGGCGCTGTGGATGGATCGCGCCGAAACCTTCACCCAGATGGGCGGCGAAGGTGTCACCTGGGTCGGTGAAGCCCCCTTCACGTCGGAAAAACACGTGTTCGCCAACCTTGGCGACGGCACCTACTTCCACTCCGGCCTGCTCGCCATTCGCCAGTCGATCGCCGCCGGCGTCAACATCACCTACAAGATCCTCTACAATGACGCTGTCGCGATGACCGGCGGGCAGAAGCACGACGGCGAATTGTCGGTCGACCAGATCGCCGGCCAGATGGTCGCCGAAAACGCCAAGAAGGTCGTGGTCCTTACCGAAGATCTCACCCGCTATCAGGGGGTCACCCTACCCGCTTCGGTGCGCTTGCTCGACCGGTCGGCGCTGCCGGCGATCCAGGACGAATTCGCCGCCACCACCGGTTGCACCGTCATCATCTTCGACCAGACCTGCGCCGCCGAAAAGCGCCGCCGCCGCAAGCGCAAGACGATGGTCGATCCCGATCGCCGAATCTTCATCAACCCCGCCGTTTGCGAAGGCTGTGGCGATTGTTCGGTCCAGTCGAACTGCGTCTCGGTCGAACCGTTGGAAACCGAATTCGGGCGCAAGCGCCGCATCAATCAGTCGAGCTGCAACAAGGATTACAGCTGCGTCAAAGGGTTCTGCCCCAGCTTCATCACCATCGACGGTGCCGAAGTGAAGAAGTCGCGGGCCGATTTCGACGCCGAAGGTCTGCCCGAACCCGTCATCCCCGCTGCCGGCCATGGCTATAATATCATGGTCACCGGCATCGGCGGCACCGGTGTGCTGACCGTATCGGCGCTGCTCGGCACGGCCGGCCATATCGAGGGCCGCGCCGCAACCACCGCCGACATGGCCGGGCTCGCGCAAAAAGGGGGCGCCGTCTATTCGCACGTACGCCTTGCTGCGACCAACGATGACCTGCTGAGCCCGCGGATCATCGCCGGCGGCGCGGATCTCGTTCTCGCCTGCGACGCGGTCGTCGCGGCCGACAAGCCGACGCAGGCGCTAATGATCCCCGATCGCACCGCCGTCGTCGCCAACGCCGACATTGCACCGACGGCCGACTTTGTCCGCAACCGCGATCTGGATTTCCAGTCGGCGCAGGTCGAACGCACCATTCGCGGCGCTTCGAACCCCAACGCCTGCGACTTCATCGCCGCCGACACCATCGCCGTCGCGGTGATGGGCGATGCGATCGCCGCCAACATCATCGTCCTTGGCTATGCCTGGCAAAAGGGTCTCATCCCGCTGCAGCGCGACAGCCTTGAAGCTGCGATAGAGCTCAACGGCGTTGCTGTCGACTTCAACAAGCGCGCCTTCGGGCTTGGCCGGTTGCTTGCCGTGCGTCCTGACAAGGTGGAGGCGCTCGTCGCCGCTGCGCGCGGCCCGCAGCCCGAACCGCCGGCGACCAGCTTCGACGAGGTGATTGCGCGCCGCGTCGCCGATCTGACGGCTTATCAGGACGCGGCCTATGCCGAGCGCTTTGCCACGCGGGTCGCCCAGGTCCGCGCCGCCGGTGGTGACGATTTGGCGGAAGCGGTGGGCCGCAGCCTTTACAAGCTGATGGCGTACAAGGACGAATATGAAGTCGCGCGCCTCTATTCGGACGATCGCTTCACGGCTGCCTATGATGCCCAGTTCGCCGGCGGCAAGCCGCGCGTGCTGCTGGCACCGCCGCTGTTCTCGCGCACCGATCCCGCCACCGGCCGCCCGAAGAAAATTAGCTTCGGACCGTGGATCTTCACGGCGTTCGGTGTGCTGGCCAAGCTCAAGGGCCTGCGCGGGACCGCGCTCGACGTCTTCAGCTACACCGAGGAACGGCGCAGCGAGCGCGCCGCGATCGCGGCCTATGAAGCGGAGGTCGACCAGCTGCTCGCCGGGCTGACACCGGACAACCGCAGTCTGGCGCTCGCTATTGCGCGCCTGCCGATGGACGTCCGCGGCTTCGGCCCGGTCAAGGACAAGGCGCGCGCCGAAGTGGAAAAACGCCGCGCCGCGCTCTGGGCGAAATGGCCGGGAGAACGCGCCCGCGCTGCGGCCTGA
- a CDS encoding SPOR domain-containing protein — protein MRSMLLAAVALAAAPAPAQQRPKPAVAPAAAPAQPPSVRAGVDLWRAGDWAGAVAIWQPFANAGDPDAMFNVGQAYKLGRAVPMDKAIARDWYRKAALKGHLPAQANLGILLFQAGEKAEAARWLKQAADRGEMRAQYVLGVAHWNGDGVARSLPLAFAYLTRSSGQGLAEATGALSNLTRTISPAERANGVTIATSLGAGSGVPAAFASKAAPMSTAELNRMNAEAVQRPAPRGAEAAPVASAPAPRVAVAAASPVTPPSAVSQPTPQAVLQPAPQPASQPVSQPASQPVSQPASQPVSQPASRPVDLAAAAPVVERPLAPAVRTTPLPASQPAPAPGPAPTPVATAAATTVPAARPAEAPRAIQTAQTADKTPERTQAKAPNVKPKAPEGPTGWRVQLGAFSKKALAEAAWADIQQKQKGAVGKAKPIFEPGASIVKLQMGPYKTRELAKDACAKVAFSGRACFVTEG, from the coding sequence ATGCGATCGATGCTGTTGGCAGCGGTGGCGCTGGCCGCCGCGCCGGCCCCGGCGCAGCAGCGGCCGAAGCCGGCCGTGGCGCCGGCTGCGGCCCCGGCGCAGCCACCCAGCGTGCGCGCCGGGGTCGATTTGTGGCGCGCCGGCGATTGGGCGGGCGCGGTGGCGATCTGGCAGCCGTTCGCCAACGCTGGCGACCCCGATGCAATGTTCAACGTGGGTCAGGCCTATAAGCTGGGCCGCGCCGTCCCGATGGACAAGGCGATCGCCCGCGACTGGTATCGCAAGGCAGCGCTGAAGGGCCATCTGCCGGCGCAGGCCAATCTGGGCATCCTGCTGTTTCAGGCCGGCGAAAAGGCCGAGGCGGCACGCTGGCTGAAGCAGGCGGCGGATCGGGGCGAGATGCGTGCCCAATATGTCCTCGGGGTGGCGCATTGGAACGGCGATGGCGTCGCGCGCAGCCTGCCGCTCGCCTTTGCCTATCTGACGCGGTCATCGGGCCAGGGTCTGGCGGAGGCGACCGGCGCGCTGAGCAACCTGACCCGGACGATATCGCCGGCGGAACGTGCCAACGGCGTGACGATCGCGACCAGCCTTGGCGCCGGCAGCGGCGTGCCGGCGGCGTTTGCGAGCAAGGCTGCGCCGATGAGCACGGCCGAGTTGAACCGGATGAATGCCGAAGCCGTGCAGCGACCGGCGCCCCGCGGTGCGGAAGCTGCACCTGTGGCATCAGCTCCGGCGCCCAGGGTCGCGGTGGCTGCGGCATCGCCGGTCACGCCGCCTTCAGCCGTAAGCCAACCGACGCCGCAGGCGGTGTTGCAGCCGGCTCCGCAGCCGGCATCGCAACCGGTGTCCCAGCCGGCTTCGCAGCCGGTCTCGCAACCGGCTTCTCAACCTGTTTCACAGCCGGCCTCCCGGCCGGTCGATCTCGCCGCCGCGGCGCCGGTGGTGGAGCGACCCTTGGCGCCCGCCGTGCGCACGACGCCGCTGCCGGCAAGCCAGCCGGCGCCTGCGCCCGGCCCCGCGCCGACCCCCGTTGCGACCGCGGCCGCCACGACTGTGCCCGCCGCCAGACCGGCAGAGGCTCCACGTGCGATCCAGACGGCGCAGACCGCCGACAAGACGCCGGAGCGAACCCAGGCCAAGGCGCCGAACGTCAAGCCCAAGGCGCCCGAAGGCCCGACCGGCTGGCGCGTCCAGCTCGGCGCCTTCAGCAAAAAGGCCCTCGCCGAGGCAGCATGGGCCGATATCCAGCAAAAGCAGAAGGGTGCCGTCGGCAAGGCCAAGCCGATCTTCGAGCCCGGCGCCTCGATCGTCAAGCTGCAGATGGGACCTTACAAGACCCGCGAACTCGCCAAGGATGCCTGCGCCAAGGTCGCCTTTTCAGGGCGCGCCTGTTTCGTGACCGAGGGCTGA
- a CDS encoding dihydroorotase has product MTLLAITGGRVIDPASGFDGPATVVLVDRVIASVGRFEAPDDAEIIDASGLVVAPGLIDAGVFQASPAACHAGGITRVVLMPDQRPPLDDPALVAFTRGAGKPDVWVHPLVAATRGLAGQELAEIGLGQAAGAVGAATGRGAIDNSAVMHRLLSYATAFNLPVVTHAEDGALTAGAVATEGDYATRLGLPAAPAFAEALAVARDIRLAEATGARIHIRQLTTAEGITLVRAAQARGVAVTAGITPAHWLLNETAVAEFRSFARLSPPLRSDSDRRAVQDAIADGTIGIIASGHDPRTQEDKRLPFADALPGMAGAETLLALSLSLVQSGALTLTQLLATMTVTPARLFGLPGGTLATGSPADLVVFDEVAPWRIDGDRFQGAGNTPFDGLPVSGRVRMTIKGGDVVWRS; this is encoded by the coding sequence ATGACGCTGCTGGCGATCACCGGTGGCCGGGTCATCGATCCGGCAAGCGGCTTCGACGGGCCCGCCACGGTCGTGCTCGTCGATCGCGTCATTGCATCGGTGGGGCGGTTCGAGGCCCCTGACGATGCCGAAATCATCGATGCCAGCGGGCTGGTGGTGGCACCGGGCCTGATCGACGCCGGCGTGTTCCAGGCGTCGCCGGCGGCGTGCCATGCCGGCGGCATCACCCGCGTCGTGCTGATGCCCGACCAGCGGCCGCCGCTCGACGACCCGGCGCTGGTGGCGTTTACCCGCGGGGCGGGCAAGCCCGATGTCTGGGTGCATCCGCTTGTGGCGGCAACGCGCGGGCTGGCCGGGCAGGAACTGGCGGAGATTGGCCTGGGGCAAGCGGCGGGGGCCGTCGGGGCGGCGACCGGGCGCGGGGCGATCGACAACAGCGCCGTGATGCACCGGCTGCTCAGCTATGCCACGGCGTTCAACCTGCCGGTCGTCACCCATGCCGAAGACGGGGCATTGACCGCGGGCGCCGTAGCGACCGAAGGCGATTATGCGACGCGGCTCGGCTTGCCGGCGGCGCCGGCCTTTGCCGAGGCTTTGGCGGTGGCGCGCGATATCCGGCTGGCGGAAGCCACCGGCGCGCGGATTCATATCCGCCAGCTGACGACCGCTGAGGGCATAACGTTGGTGCGCGCAGCCCAGGCCCGCGGTGTCGCGGTGACCGCCGGCATTACGCCGGCGCACTGGCTGCTCAACGAGACGGCGGTGGCGGAATTCCGGTCCTTTGCCCGGCTGTCGCCGCCGCTGCGCAGCGATTCGGACCGCCGCGCGGTTCAGGACGCGATCGCCGACGGCACGATCGGTATCATCGCGTCGGGACATGATCCGCGCACGCAGGAGGACAAGCGCCTGCCGTTTGCCGATGCGCTGCCGGGCATGGCGGGGGCGGAAACGCTGCTGGCGCTGTCATTGTCGCTGGTGCAATCCGGAGCGTTGACACTGACGCAGCTGCTGGCGACGATGACGGTAACGCCGGCGCGGCTGTTTGGCCTGCCGGGCGGCACGCTGGCGACCGGGTCTCCGGCCGACCTGGTGGTGTTCGACGAAGTGGCGCCGTGGCGGATCGATGGCGATCGGTTCCAGGGCGCCGGAAACACGCCATTCGATGGCCTGCCGGTTTCCGGGCGGGTTCGGATGACGATCAAGGGTGGAGACGTGGTTTGGCGCAGTTGA